One region of Roseovarius faecimaris genomic DNA includes:
- a CDS encoding GntR family transcriptional regulator — translation MTPTDIAAQLQSEILSGALPPGAPLSQVELAARFGVSRIPVRDALALLSAEGVITAAPNRTATVLKLSAEQVEEIYHMRMLLEGDLIARAVPEMGAEELAAVDEALKRSSREAGQPGWAAGDDMFHAALYAPARRPRQAAMIEDLRRIARVQIASYGHLATKTPRWVSEHEEIVQACHAKDAREAQRLLRKHLRGARNHLMRAIRQAGG, via the coding sequence ATGACCCCGACAGACATCGCCGCACAGCTGCAATCCGAGATATTGTCCGGCGCCCTGCCCCCCGGCGCGCCGCTGAGCCAGGTGGAGCTGGCCGCGCGCTTCGGGGTCAGCCGCATTCCGGTGCGCGACGCGCTGGCGCTGCTCTCTGCCGAAGGGGTGATCACCGCGGCCCCCAATCGCACCGCCACGGTGCTGAAACTGAGCGCCGAACAGGTGGAAGAGATCTATCACATGCGGATGCTTCTGGAGGGGGATCTGATTGCCCGGGCCGTTCCTGAGATGGGCGCGGAGGAACTGGCGGCGGTCGATGAGGCGCTGAAGCGGTCCTCGCGCGAGGCGGGTCAGCCGGGCTGGGCCGCGGGTGACGACATGTTTCACGCCGCGCTCTATGCCCCGGCCAGGCGGCCGCGGCAGGCCGCGATGATCGAAGACCTGCGCCGCATCGCGCGGGTACAGATCGCCAGCTATGGGCATCTGGCCACCAAGACCCCGCGCTGGGTCTCTGAACATGAAGAGATCGTGCAAGCCTGTCATGCGAAAGATGCCCGCGAAGCGCAGCGGCTGTTGCGCAAACATCTTCGGGGCGCGCGCAACCACCTGATGCGCGCCATCCGGCAGGCCGGCGGGTGA
- a CDS encoding aspartate aminotransferase family protein: MLKIATQAEWIARAQEVLPGGGFGNFDPGIVIARGKGAHVWDEDGNEYIDYLIGSGPMLLGHGNEEVQEAVFEQIPRGMTFFANNAAGIELAEQICDAVACGEMLRYVTSGGEADMYAMRLARAFTGRDKIVKFEGGYHGMCAEAQMSLAPQRLVNFPQPVPDSAGIPQGVADEMLIAPFNDFDYIRSLLAEHGDEVAGIIVEPLQRIIPPLPGFLQLLREEADKYGIVLIFDEVVTGFRFAYGGAQELYGVTPDLCSLGKVIGGGFPLAAIAGRADIMAHFDKAKVGAEGFLMQLGTLSGNPVAAVAGMKTMEILRRDGQYDRLRSLGRRLMDMASAALTAQGIGHQIVGDPTLFDVVFTDRDVRDYRDVIQADTARQARFNSVLRARGIFKAQAKLYPCLALSDADLEQTNAAFQAAAESLAEGT; encoded by the coding sequence ATGCTGAAAATCGCCACACAAGCCGAATGGATTGCCCGCGCGCAAGAGGTGTTGCCCGGCGGCGGCTTTGGCAATTTCGACCCCGGCATAGTGATTGCCAGGGGCAAGGGCGCCCATGTCTGGGACGAGGACGGCAATGAATATATCGACTATCTGATCGGATCGGGGCCGATGCTGCTGGGCCATGGCAACGAAGAGGTGCAGGAGGCGGTTTTCGAGCAGATCCCGCGCGGCATGACCTTTTTTGCCAACAATGCCGCGGGCATCGAGCTGGCCGAGCAGATCTGCGATGCGGTCGCCTGTGGCGAGATGCTGCGCTATGTCACGTCGGGCGGCGAGGCGGATATGTATGCCATGCGCCTCGCGCGCGCCTTTACCGGGCGCGACAAGATCGTGAAATTCGAAGGCGGCTATCACGGCATGTGCGCCGAGGCGCAGATGAGCCTTGCACCGCAGCGCCTGGTGAACTTTCCGCAGCCCGTGCCCGACAGTGCCGGCATTCCGCAAGGCGTGGCCGATGAGATGCTGATCGCCCCGTTCAACGATTTCGACTACATCCGCTCGCTTCTGGCCGAGCATGGCGACGAGGTGGCCGGCATCATCGTGGAGCCGCTGCAACGGATCATCCCGCCCCTGCCCGGGTTCCTTCAGCTCTTGCGCGAGGAGGCCGACAAATACGGCATCGTTCTGATCTTTGACGAGGTCGTGACCGGCTTCCGCTTTGCCTATGGCGGCGCGCAGGAGCTTTATGGCGTGACGCCGGACCTGTGCTCTCTGGGCAAGGTCATCGGCGGGGGCTTCCCGCTGGCGGCCATTGCGGGGCGCGCCGATATCATGGCGCATTTCGACAAGGCCAAGGTCGGTGCCGAAGGGTTCCTGATGCAACTCGGCACGCTCTCGGGCAACCCGGTGGCGGCGGTGGCGGGGATGAAAACGATGGAAATCCTGCGCCGCGACGGACAGTACGACCGCTTGCGCAGCCTTGGACGGCGGTTGATGGACATGGCAAGCGCGGCCCTGACCGCACAGGGCATCGGCCACCAGATCGTCGGGGACCCGACCCTCTTTGACGTGGTTTTCACCGATCGCGATGTGCGGGATTACCGCGATGTCATACAGGCCGACACGGCCCGCCAGGCACGGTTCAACAGCGTGCTGAGGGCGCGGGGGATATTCAAGGCCCAGGCAAAACTCTACCCCTGCCTGGCCCTGAGCGACGCGGATCTGGAACAGACGAATGCGGCATTTCAGGCCGCTGCCGAATCCCTCGCCGAAGGCACCTGA
- a CDS encoding CAP domain-containing protein: MPRPLRNMLAALMALGLSGCMSTVEVAPQPRASIPASGQTQVVSAANAAALNSLRAQYGLPGLRPDATLGRVADGHARDMIANGFFGHVSSNGNSIVERTRAQGYAFCHVAENLAMGQRTFDTVLQHWMTSPSHRSNLLHREVTGFGLVRGPGNLWVLVLGRPGC, translated from the coding sequence ATGCCAAGACCTTTGCGCAACATGCTCGCGGCACTGATGGCTCTGGGGCTGAGCGGCTGTATGTCCACGGTGGAAGTGGCCCCCCAGCCCCGCGCCAGCATACCTGCCAGCGGACAGACGCAGGTGGTGAGCGCGGCCAATGCCGCGGCGCTCAACAGCTTGCGCGCGCAATATGGGCTGCCCGGGCTGCGCCCCGATGCCACGCTAGGGCGCGTGGCGGACGGTCACGCCCGCGACATGATCGCCAATGGGTTCTTTGGCCATGTCAGCTCGAACGGAAACAGCATCGTCGAGCGTACACGCGCGCAGGGCTATGCGTTTTGTCATGTGGCCGAGAACCTGGCGATGGGACAGCGGACCTTTGACACGGTGTTGCAGCACTGGATGACCTCGCCGTCGCATCGCAGCAATCTGTTGCATCGCGAGGTGACGGGCTTTGGCCTGGTGCGGGGGCCGGGTAACCTGTGGGTTCTGGTGCTTGGCCGCCCGGGCTGCTGA
- a CDS encoding OsmC family protein produces the protein MAEHDYTARVVWTGNRGEGTARYRGYDRTWEVRTAGKPVIQCSNDPLLGGDPTLHNPEDMLISALAACHMLWYLHLASDAGIAVQGYEDAPLAVGESLPSGAGRFLRATLRPRITVPSGTDLAVADAIHHEIHKTCYIARSVNFPVEYAATYVSPD, from the coding sequence ATGGCCGAACACGACTATACCGCCCGAGTTGTCTGGACCGGCAATCGCGGGGAAGGCACCGCGCGTTATCGCGGCTATGACCGTACATGGGAGGTGCGCACAGCGGGCAAACCGGTGATCCAATGCTCCAACGATCCGCTGCTCGGGGGGGATCCGACCCTGCATAACCCCGAGGATATGCTGATCTCGGCGCTCGCGGCCTGTCACATGCTGTGGTATCTGCATCTTGCCTCGGATGCGGGCATTGCAGTGCAGGGCTATGAGGATGCGCCGCTTGCCGTGGGCGAAAGCCTGCCCAGCGGGGCAGGGCGTTTTCTGCGCGCGACGCTGCGGCCACGGATCACGGTGCCTTCGGGGACCGACCTTGCCGTGGCCGATGCCATCCACCACGAGATCCACAAGACCTGCTATATCGCCCGGTCGGTCAATTTCCCCGTTGAGTACGCGGCGACCTACGTTAGCCCTGACTAA
- a CDS encoding 5-formyltetrahydrofolate cyclo-ligase yields MTELTEIKAAARKAAFARRKAAFDAGHPAPAAHLSEVLAGYRGVPLSGYMPIRTEIDPLSAMEEAAAHGPVGVPVIQGAGLPLKFSRWEPGCTLREGPFGALVPQVDDYFEPEILIVPLVAFDRSGGRLGYGGGFYDRTLEMLRAKRPTLAIGFAFAAQEAEALPLEPTDQPLDMLITEREILTF; encoded by the coding sequence ATGACCGAGCTTACCGAGATCAAGGCGGCGGCCCGCAAGGCGGCTTTTGCCCGGCGCAAGGCGGCGTTCGATGCGGGCCATCCGGCGCCTGCCGCGCATCTGTCAGAGGTGCTTGCGGGGTATCGCGGTGTGCCGCTCTCAGGCTATATGCCCATCCGGACCGAGATTGACCCGCTATCCGCCATGGAAGAGGCCGCCGCCCACGGGCCTGTTGGCGTGCCGGTGATCCAGGGGGCGGGCCTGCCGCTGAAGTTTTCCCGCTGGGAGCCGGGCTGCACGTTGCGCGAAGGGCCGTTCGGGGCGTTGGTTCCGCAGGTGGATGATTACTTCGAGCCGGAGATCCTGATCGTGCCGCTGGTGGCCTTTGACCGATCCGGTGGGCGGCTTGGCTATGGTGGCGGTTTCTATGACCGAACGCTGGAAATGTTGCGCGCCAAACGCCCGACACTCGCCATCGGTTTCGCTTTCGCCGCGCAAGAGGCCGAGGCACTGCCGCTTGAGCCGACCGATCAGCCGCTCGATATGCTGATCACCGAGCGCGAGATCCTCACCTTCTGA
- the mgtE gene encoding magnesium transporter: MADNDQTDDLEPGYEQGRDDRDDRDDNPYELDQKAVARIIHAVDNDDREALLAEMEPLHAADIADLLEQVNAFDRRRLLELYGKEFDGDILSELDESIREEVISILHPEVLADAVRDLDSDDVVDLVEDLEDHQQEAILEVLEDSDRVAVQQSLTYPEYSAGRLMQREVVMAPEHWNVGEAIDFLRNQDDLPEQFYHVTLVDPRLRPVGNVTLGKLMASRREVLLSSIVEETFHVIPVTQDEEDVAYAFNQYHLISAPVVDADERLVGVITIDDAMVVLDEEHEEDILRLAGVSDESSLSDKVIDTTKRRFPWLAVNLVTAILASLVIAMFEETIAQFVALAVLMPIVASMGGNAGTQSLTVAVRAIATKDLTGANVWRVIRRECLVGLVNGVIFAVVMGIVGVIWFGGPELGYVIAAAMVINLVVAGLAGTVIPVVLDRMGIDPALASGAFVTTVTDVVGFFAFLGLAAMVLL, from the coding sequence ATGGCCGACAACGACCAGACAGATGACCTCGAACCCGGTTACGAGCAGGGGCGTGACGATCGCGATGACCGCGACGACAATCCCTATGAGCTTGACCAGAAGGCGGTCGCGCGGATCATCCACGCAGTCGACAATGACGACCGCGAAGCGCTGCTGGCCGAGATGGAGCCGCTGCACGCCGCCGACATCGCCGACCTTCTGGAGCAGGTCAACGCCTTCGACCGCCGCCGCCTGCTGGAGCTTTACGGCAAGGAATTCGACGGCGACATCCTGAGCGAGCTTGACGAGTCGATCCGCGAGGAAGTCATCTCGATCCTGCATCCCGAAGTTCTGGCCGATGCAGTGCGCGACCTCGACAGCGACGACGTGGTCGATCTGGTGGAAGACCTTGAGGACCACCAGCAGGAAGCGATCCTGGAGGTGCTCGAAGACAGCGACCGTGTCGCCGTCCAGCAGTCGCTGACCTATCCGGAATACTCTGCCGGCCGTCTGATGCAGCGCGAAGTGGTGATGGCGCCCGAGCATTGGAACGTGGGCGAAGCCATTGATTTTCTTCGCAATCAGGATGATCTGCCCGAGCAGTTCTATCATGTGACACTTGTCGATCCGCGCCTGCGTCCGGTGGGCAATGTGACCCTGGGCAAACTGATGGCGTCGCGCCGCGAGGTGCTTCTGAGCTCGATCGTCGAAGAGACGTTCCATGTCATCCCCGTCACCCAGGACGAAGAGGACGTGGCCTATGCATTCAATCAGTATCACCTGATTTCTGCACCGGTCGTGGATGCCGACGAGCGGCTGGTGGGGGTGATCACCATCGACGACGCCATGGTCGTGCTTGATGAAGAGCACGAAGAAGACATCCTGCGCCTCGCCGGTGTAAGCGACGAATCGAGCCTGAGCGACAAGGTGATCGACACCACCAAGCGGCGCTTCCCCTGGCTGGCGGTCAACCTTGTCACGGCGATCCTTGCCTCGCTGGTCATTGCCATGTTCGAGGAAACCATCGCGCAGTTCGTGGCGCTTGCCGTGCTGATGCCCATCGTTGCGTCGATGGGTGGCAATGCGGGCACGCAAAGCCTGACCGTGGCCGTGCGCGCGATTGCCACCAAGGATTTGACCGGCGCCAATGTCTGGCGCGTGATCCGGCGCGAATGCCTTGTGGGGCTGGTGAATGGGGTGATCTTTGCCGTGGTCATGGGCATTGTCGGCGTGATCTGGTTCGGCGGGCCCGAACTGGGATATGTCATCGCGGCGGCCATGGTGATCAACCTGGTGGTGGCGGGGCTTGCAGGCACGGTGATCCCTGTTGTGCTGGACCGTATGGGGATCGACCCGGCGCTCGCCTCGGGCGCGTTTGTGACAACCGTGACCGATGTGGTCGGCTTTTTCGCCTTTCTCGGTCTTGCAGCGATGGTGCTTTTATGA
- the guaD gene encoding guanine deaminase: protein MTNETILTGQVLSFTRSPFDGDPGGAARLDAALLIRDGIVVATGDSAAMQTLAPNAPRVAYGDALICAGFVDAHVHYPQTAIIASWGKRLIDWLNTYTFPEEGRFGDPGYAAVMAESYLDLTLAHGTTTAVSFCTTHPESVTAFFEAARARNQRVVAGKTCMDRNAPETLCDTAQTAYDQSRTLIDAWHGRGRAQYAITPRFSPTSTPEQLEALGALWAEHPDCLMQTHLSEQRDEVAWVRTLFPQARNYLDTYEAHGLLGPRGLYGHAIHLEPRERDRLREVGAALIHCPTSNTFIGSGLFALAARMAEGHRIGLATDTGGGSSFSMLRTQGAAYEIGQLSGTALHPAQLLWLATAGSAQALHLGDRIGNIAPGMEADLVVLDLASTPAIAQRATRAGNIWEALFPTQMMGDDRAVRAVWIAGQERHAR from the coding sequence ATGACGAACGAAACGATCCTGACGGGTCAGGTGCTGAGCTTTACCCGCTCGCCCTTCGATGGCGACCCGGGCGGGGCAGCGCGGCTCGATGCGGCGCTGCTGATCCGCGACGGGATAGTGGTGGCAACCGGCGACAGTGCCGCGATGCAGACCCTGGCCCCAAACGCGCCACGGGTGGCCTATGGCGATGCGCTGATCTGTGCCGGGTTCGTGGATGCCCATGTGCATTACCCGCAGACGGCGATCATCGCGAGCTGGGGCAAGCGGCTGATTGACTGGCTCAACACCTACACCTTCCCGGAGGAAGGCCGCTTTGGCGATCCCGGCTACGCCGCAGTGATGGCAGAGAGCTACCTTGACCTGACCCTGGCGCATGGCACGACCACGGCGGTAAGCTTCTGCACCACGCACCCCGAGAGCGTGACCGCCTTTTTCGAGGCCGCCCGGGCACGCAATCAACGTGTGGTGGCGGGCAAGACCTGCATGGACCGTAACGCGCCCGAGACCCTTTGCGACACCGCGCAGACCGCCTATGACCAGTCCAGGACGCTTATCGACGCCTGGCATGGGCGGGGCCGCGCGCAATATGCGATCACGCCGCGATTCTCGCCCACCTCGACACCGGAACAACTCGAAGCGCTCGGCGCGCTATGGGCCGAGCACCCGGACTGCCTGATGCAGACCCACCTGAGCGAGCAGCGCGATGAGGTGGCCTGGGTCCGGACCCTGTTTCCGCAGGCGCGCAACTATCTCGACACCTATGAGGCGCACGGCCTGCTCGGGCCGCGCGGGCTTTATGGCCATGCGATCCATCTGGAGCCGCGTGAGCGGGACCGGCTGCGCGAGGTTGGGGCCGCGCTCATTCATTGTCCGACCTCCAACACGTTCATCGGCTCCGGGCTGTTCGCGCTGGCCGCGCGCATGGCCGAGGGCCATCGCATCGGGCTGGCCACGGATACCGGGGGCGGATCCAGCTTTTCAATGTTGCGCACGCAGGGGGCGGCCTATGAGATTGGCCAGCTCAGCGGGACCGCCCTGCATCCGGCACAGCTTTTGTGGCTGGCGACTGCGGGCTCGGCGCAGGCGCTGCATCTGGGGGACCGGATCGGCAATATCGCACCGGGCATGGAGGCGGACCTCGTGGTGCTCGATCTGGCCTCGACCCCGGCCATTGCCCAGCGTGCAACGCGGGCCGGAAATATCTGGGAGGCGCTTTTTCCGACGCAGATGATGGGCGATGACCGGGCGGTGCGCGCGGTCTGGATTGCTGGGCAAGAACGGCACGCGCGCTAG
- a CDS encoding ammonium transporter, with protein MDTDIGALTVIFTEFYYWATVPLMFLIHVGFCMYEVGATRHKNHVHTLMKNTMLIPLVTVTFFFFGWWIYFAFPNGPGITGGITQSDNAVPWSQLMGTHMGGSTEVLESAQGYGVDLGNSFWNRLNGVFWAAFLLFSWTAASIVSGATIERIRPSAFWILAVVIGSFTWIIDAAWGWHPDGWMVTQLGYHDAYASGVIHAIAGGFALGVVCVLGPRIGKFAPDGTPRNINPHNKWLVTIGLFLIYAGFWGFYVACNVPIIDHQSLGGAEGVVNFTATTIYLTPTTLSAIVFNFLMSLSGGMLAGYVVSKGEAFWTYSAGLAGVITASAGNDLYHPIQAMIIGGIGAVCAYKLHFWVERKFKIDDPVGAIAVHGYAGFIGLVICGFMLWGHPATAAYHDPVAVITPWGQFLGACIMFIVLGFIPAFIVSKILQGMGMLRVPAAVELVGLDMSEEIAEEMDAIAISEADIEEAKRLGLLS; from the coding sequence ATGGATACCGATATAGGCGCGTTGACGGTGATTTTCACCGAGTTTTACTACTGGGCGACCGTGCCGCTCATGTTTCTCATCCATGTGGGCTTCTGCATGTATGAGGTGGGGGCCACCCGCCACAAGAACCACGTACATACCCTGATGAAGAACACCATGCTGATCCCGTTGGTGACCGTGACGTTCTTCTTCTTTGGATGGTGGATCTACTTTGCCTTCCCGAACGGGCCGGGCATCACCGGTGGGATCACGCAATCGGACAACGCGGTACCGTGGAGCCAGCTGATGGGCACGCACATGGGCGGCTCGACCGAAGTTCTGGAATCCGCGCAAGGATACGGGGTTGATCTTGGCAACTCGTTCTGGAACCGCCTGAACGGCGTGTTCTGGGCTGCGTTCCTGCTGTTCAGCTGGACGGCGGCCTCGATCGTTTCAGGCGCCACGATTGAGCGTATCCGCCCCTCGGCCTTCTGGATCCTGGCCGTGGTCATCGGGTCGTTCACCTGGATCATCGACGCCGCCTGGGGCTGGCACCCCGATGGCTGGATGGTCACGCAACTGGGCTATCACGATGCGTATGCCTCGGGGGTGATCCACGCCATTGCCGGCGGCTTTGCCCTGGGTGTGGTCTGTGTGCTCGGGCCTCGGATCGGCAAGTTCGCCCCCGATGGCACCCCGCGCAACATCAACCCGCATAACAAGTGGCTGGTCACCATCGGCCTGTTCCTGATCTATGCCGGGTTCTGGGGCTTCTACGTGGCCTGTAACGTGCCGATCATCGATCACCAGTCGCTGGGCGGAGCGGAAGGCGTGGTGAACTTCACCGCGACGACAATCTACCTGACGCCAACCACCCTGTCGGCCATTGTGTTCAACTTCCTGATGTCCCTCTCCGGCGGGATGCTGGCGGGATATGTGGTGTCCAAGGGCGAGGCCTTCTGGACCTACTCGGCCGGCCTTGCAGGCGTCATTACCGCGTCGGCGGGCAACGACCTCTACCATCCGATCCAGGCGATGATCATCGGCGGTATCGGGGCGGTCTGTGCCTACAAGCTGCACTTCTGGGTCGAGCGCAAGTTCAAGATCGACGACCCGGTGGGAGCAATCGCGGTGCACGGCTACGCGGGCTTTATCGGGCTTGTGATCTGCGGCTTCATGCTCTGGGGTCACCCGGCAACGGCGGCCTATCATGACCCGGTTGCGGTCATCACCCCGTGGGGTCAGTTCCTGGGTGCCTGCATCATGTTCATCGTGCTGGGCTTCATCCCTGCCTTTATCGTCTCCAAGATCCTGCAAGGGATGGGGATGCTTCGGGTGCCCGCCGCGGTGGAGCTTGTCGGCCTCGACATGAGCGAGGAGATCGCCGAAGAGATGGATGCGATTGCCATCTCGGAAGCAGACATCGAAGAGGCCAAGCGCCTCGGACTGCTGAGCTGA
- a CDS encoding mandelate racemase/muconate lactonizing enzyme family protein produces MKLTRISLWSVPLTSHETYYMADGKTCDVTSSIIVRLDTDTGPSGWGEVCPIPHYLPAYANGVAPAIEEMCTVLLGADPVGPEAVMERLNAHLQGHQYAKSALDTALWDITGQVAGLPLYALLGGRHAADMPLYHSITCIAPDDMARMARDAFDDGMRQFQVKLGADDNWQADVARLSLVREAVGAGPLVYGDWNCGADALTATRVGRAVAHLDVMLEQPCRTIEECAHVRAACGLPMKLDENAHDMASLLNGHKAGCMDATALKLSKIGGLSAMRACRDLCLSLGTQMCIEDTWGSDITTAALLHLAAATPQRGLMNTCDLNHYVGPRLAPDTPVRNRGRIAPPEGAGLGIRVDAEALGAPNMIFD; encoded by the coding sequence ATGAAACTCACGCGCATTTCACTGTGGTCGGTCCCCCTGACCAGCCACGAGACCTATTATATGGCCGATGGCAAAACCTGCGATGTCACCTCTTCCATCATTGTCAGGCTCGACACGGATACCGGTCCCTCGGGCTGGGGCGAGGTCTGTCCGATCCCGCATTACCTGCCCGCCTATGCCAATGGTGTCGCCCCGGCGATCGAAGAGATGTGCACAGTCCTGCTGGGGGCCGATCCGGTGGGACCAGAGGCCGTGATGGAGCGGCTCAATGCGCATCTGCAGGGCCATCAATATGCAAAATCCGCGCTCGACACGGCCCTGTGGGACATCACCGGTCAGGTGGCAGGTTTGCCGCTCTATGCCTTGCTGGGCGGACGGCATGCTGCGGATATGCCGCTCTATCATTCGATCACCTGCATCGCGCCCGACGACATGGCGCGCATGGCGCGCGATGCCTTTGACGACGGGATGCGCCAGTTCCAGGTCAAGCTGGGAGCCGACGACAACTGGCAGGCGGATGTGGCCCGGCTCTCGCTGGTTCGCGAGGCAGTGGGCGCCGGCCCGCTGGTCTATGGCGACTGGAATTGCGGCGCCGATGCGTTGACAGCGACGCGGGTTGGACGGGCGGTGGCCCATCTCGATGTGATGCTGGAACAGCCCTGCCGCACGATCGAGGAATGCGCCCATGTGCGGGCCGCGTGCGGGCTGCCCATGAAACTGGACGAGAACGCGCATGACATGGCGAGCCTTCTGAACGGGCACAAGGCGGGCTGCATGGACGCCACCGCACTGAAGCTCAGCAAGATCGGCGGGCTATCGGCGATGCGCGCCTGTCGCGACCTTTGCCTGTCCCTCGGCACGCAGATGTGCATCGAGGACACATGGGGCTCCGACATCACCACTGCCGCCCTGTTGCACCTGGCCGCTGCAACGCCGCAGCGCGGCCTGATGAACACCTGTGACCTGAACCATTATGTCGGCCCGCGGCTGGCCCCGGACACCCCGGTGCGAAACCGCGGTCGGATTGCCCCGCCCGAGGGTGCAGGCCTTGGCATAAGAGTGGATGCCGAAGCCCTTGGCGCCCCGAACATGATCTTCGACTAG
- a CDS encoding ammonium transporter, whose translation MEEQLAELAAKVAAMEAKGNMTNTMFAEMYYYITIPLMIIIHAGFLAYEMGASRAKNALSSGVKNILAFAFVIPAFYFFGWWVYWAFPTGFSLSAGPNGISGAEYANSFAWAWGDAAASMGPNIDDQISGVFWGAFTLFAATTASIMSGAVIERIQTVGFVILAIVLGGFSWTLAAAWGWHADGWLVQNWGLHDFGAAGLVHAVAAFFALGVLINLGPRLGKFNADGTANHIPGHNMPFTATGLMLIVVGFWGFLMACLVVGGEAWSWGANYTTIYGTPTNLGALSFNILMGVAGGIIGAWLLTKDPFWMMSGALAGLISVASGLDIYWPSLTFIIAFSAGILLKPAATILENMGIDDAVGAVTVHGTMGIYGLVLLGIFGSGYPALLGEGAPTVSFVGQLVGAVVFIAIGLITGYVTSLILKMLGMLRVPAAAEELGLDTVKVPAQAYPEGIPASAPASR comes from the coding sequence ATGGAAGAGCAACTTGCTGAACTTGCCGCCAAGGTGGCGGCGATGGAGGCTAAGGGGAACATGACCAACACCATGTTCGCCGAGATGTATTACTACATCACGATCCCGCTCATGATCATCATTCACGCGGGGTTTCTTGCCTACGAAATGGGTGCCTCGCGCGCCAAGAACGCCCTCTCGTCGGGCGTTAAGAACATTCTGGCCTTCGCTTTCGTGATTCCGGCCTTCTACTTCTTCGGCTGGTGGGTCTATTGGGCCTTCCCCACGGGCTTCTCGCTGTCGGCGGGCCCGAACGGCATCTCCGGCGCGGAATATGCCAACAGTTTCGCCTGGGCCTGGGGTGATGCCGCGGCCTCGATGGGGCCGAATATCGACGACCAGATTTCGGGCGTTTTCTGGGGTGCGTTCACGCTCTTTGCGGCGACCACGGCCTCGATCATGTCCGGTGCCGTCATCGAGCGCATCCAGACCGTCGGGTTCGTCATTCTGGCCATCGTGCTGGGTGGGTTCAGCTGGACCCTCGCGGCCGCATGGGGCTGGCACGCGGATGGCTGGCTGGTGCAAAACTGGGGTCTGCATGACTTCGGCGCTGCGGGTCTTGTGCACGCTGTCGCGGCGTTCTTCGCTCTCGGTGTGCTGATCAACCTTGGCCCGCGGCTCGGCAAGTTCAACGCCGATGGGACGGCCAACCACATTCCCGGGCACAACATGCCCTTCACGGCAACAGGGCTGATGCTGATCGTTGTGGGCTTCTGGGGCTTCCTGATGGCCTGCCTCGTGGTGGGCGGTGAAGCGTGGTCTTGGGGGGCGAACTATACCACCATCTATGGCACCCCCACAAACCTTGGCGCGCTCAGCTTCAACATCCTGATGGGTGTCGCGGGGGGCATCATTGGCGCGTGGTTGCTGACCAAGGATCCGTTCTGGATGATGTCGGGGGCGCTTGCCGGTCTGATTTCGGTGGCCTCGGGCCTCGATATCTACTGGCCGTCGCTGACCTTCATCATCGCGTTCAGCGCGGGGATCCTGCTGAAACCGGCCGCGACGATCCTTGAGAACATGGGCATTGACGACGCGGTTGGCGCGGTCACGGTGCATGGAACGATGGGGATCTATGGCCTGGTGCTGCTCGGGATCTTCGGCAGCGGCTATCCGGCGCTGCTGGGTGAAGGCGCACCGACCGTGAGCTTTGTCGGGCAGCTTGTGGGCGCCGTGGTGTTCATCGCCATCGGTCTGATCACCGGCTACGTGACCTCGCTCATCCTGAAAATGCTGGGGATGCTGCGTGTTCCGGCGGCCGCGGAAGAGCTCGGTCTCGACACGGTCAAGGTTCCCGCACAGGCCTATCCCGAAGGCATTCCCGCCTCGGCCCCGGCCTCTCGTTAA